A window from Streptomyces subrutilus encodes these proteins:
- a CDS encoding GNAT family N-acetyltransferase, with product MTITAHWRLRPASVADVGAVAEVRAVALRADLERLGRYDAHHVRQRLRDAFDPAHTWVIEVDGALAGSAALRPAADAHWLEHFYLAPYAQGAGIGSAVLRELLERCDRARVPVRLNVLRGSPARALYERHGFRAVSEDPVDVFMLREPATGERTAPVPVQRTDGAVGAVASVCLQ from the coding sequence ATGACGATCACGGCGCACTGGAGACTCCGGCCGGCCTCGGTCGCGGACGTCGGGGCCGTGGCCGAGGTCCGGGCGGTGGCGCTGCGGGCGGACCTGGAACGGCTCGGACGCTACGACGCGCACCACGTGCGACAGCGGCTGCGGGACGCGTTCGACCCGGCCCACACTTGGGTGATCGAGGTGGACGGCGCCCTCGCCGGCAGCGCGGCCCTGCGCCCGGCCGCCGACGCCCACTGGCTGGAGCACTTCTACCTGGCCCCGTACGCCCAGGGCGCCGGCATCGGCTCGGCCGTGCTGCGCGAACTGCTGGAGCGGTGCGACCGGGCCCGCGTGCCGGTCCGACTGAACGTCCTGCGGGGCAGCCCGGCCCGCGCCCTGTACGAACGGCACGGCTTCAGGGCCGTGAGCGAGGACCCGGTGGACGTCTTCATGCTGCGCGAACCGGCGACGGGCGAACGCACGGCGCCGGTGCCGGTGCAGCGCACCGACGGCGCGGTGGGAGCTGTAGCAAGCGTCTGCTTGCAATAG
- a CDS encoding helix-turn-helix domain-containing protein — MASLNVGDLGAYLREQRRQAQLSLRQLADAAGVSNPYLSQIERGLRKPSADILQQLAKALRISAETLYVQAGMLDERDRDEVETRAVILADPSINERQKQVLLQIYESFRKENALDTAAADAAEAAGAANGPAGTRPGASDDAMPPKPN; from the coding sequence ATGGCATCGCTCAACGTCGGGGACCTCGGCGCGTACCTGCGCGAGCAGCGTCGGCAGGCCCAGCTCTCGCTGCGGCAGCTCGCCGACGCCGCGGGGGTGTCCAACCCGTACCTGAGCCAGATCGAGCGCGGGTTGCGCAAGCCGAGCGCGGACATCCTCCAGCAGCTGGCCAAGGCGCTGCGGATCTCCGCGGAGACGCTGTACGTGCAGGCCGGGATGTTGGACGAGCGGGACCGCGACGAGGTGGAGACGCGCGCCGTCATCCTCGCCGACCCGTCCATCAACGAGCGGCAGAAGCAGGTGCTGCTCCAGATCTACGAGTCGTTCCGCAAGGAGAACGCGCTCGACACGGCCGCCGCGGATGCCGCGGAGGCCGCGGGGGCCGCGAACGGCCCGGCCGGGACGCGGCCCGGTGCGTCCGACGACGCGATGCCGCCCAAGCCGAACTGA
- a CDS encoding DUF2516 family protein, with protein sequence MDLMEGFDLRVIPMLGIAMLVLAVVAFVMALVAREDAYRAAGKQSKTFWLVILGITVVVDFFLGMLFLQIAGLVATIVFFVDVRPALKQVSGGGRRSGGSSSDGPYGPYNGGR encoded by the coding sequence ATGGATTTGATGGAAGGGTTCGACCTCAGGGTGATCCCCATGCTCGGGATCGCCATGCTGGTGCTCGCCGTGGTGGCCTTCGTGATGGCGCTGGTGGCCCGCGAGGACGCGTACCGGGCGGCCGGGAAGCAGAGCAAGACCTTCTGGCTGGTCATCCTCGGCATCACCGTCGTCGTGGACTTCTTCCTCGGGATGCTGTTCCTGCAGATCGCCGGCCTGGTCGCGACCATCGTGTTCTTCGTCGACGTGCGCCCCGCCCTCAAGCAGGTGTCGGGCGGCGGCCGGCGCAGCGGCGGCAGCAGCAGCGACGGGCCGTACGGGCCCTACAACGGCGGCCGGTAG
- a CDS encoding PP2C family protein-serine/threonine phosphatase → MPVPVPRQRDTPATESGQAVLHTAAPPAATPPVTAATAATATAAAPTAAAAPAPVAAPAAAPVVPPRGPRTAPPATPLTLLVIEDDPEGGLTVPEVLDADGHRIRLRTARNLTEAERLLTPDVHCILLDLALTPPAGAGGDPLGALHQVLRIAPHHAVLVLTSETDAERAAEAVRVGAQDFLFRDEMDGRLLSRAIRYAVERKRADAAQYKLAESKLRAQENARLERGLLPHPLLEGSDLRFAARYRPGRSRALLGGDFYDTVRTPDGTVHAMIGDVCGHGPDEAALGVELRIAWRALTLAGLCGDDLLATLQEVLEVERPCEEIFATLCTVDIAPDGRRAGLCLAGHPAPLIARPGRAARLLPYENSGPALGLLPRARWPRRQVELGGAWSLMLYTDGLIEGRIGPGRERLGQDGMVEMINRHLAAGLTGEELLEASVTEARRLNGGELTDDVAVVLLSRAAG, encoded by the coding sequence ATGCCCGTACCCGTACCGCGGCAGAGGGACACCCCGGCCACGGAGAGCGGTCAGGCCGTTCTGCACACCGCCGCACCGCCCGCCGCGACCCCACCCGTCACGGCGGCCACCGCCGCCACGGCCACCGCGGCCGCACCGACGGCAGCCGCCGCGCCCGCACCGGTCGCGGCCCCGGCCGCGGCACCGGTGGTCCCGCCGAGGGGACCGCGGACGGCCCCGCCGGCGACCCCGCTGACCCTGCTGGTCATCGAGGACGACCCCGAAGGCGGCCTCACCGTCCCCGAGGTCCTGGACGCCGACGGCCACCGCATACGGCTGCGGACCGCCCGCAACCTCACCGAGGCCGAGCGGCTGCTCACCCCGGACGTGCACTGCATCCTGCTCGACCTCGCGCTCACCCCGCCCGCCGGTGCGGGCGGCGACCCGTTGGGCGCCCTCCACCAGGTGCTGCGGATCGCCCCGCACCACGCCGTGCTCGTGCTCACCTCCGAGACCGACGCCGAGCGCGCCGCCGAGGCGGTCCGCGTCGGCGCCCAGGACTTCCTCTTCCGCGACGAGATGGACGGCAGGCTGCTGAGCCGCGCCATCCGCTACGCGGTGGAGAGAAAACGGGCCGACGCGGCCCAGTACAAGCTCGCCGAATCGAAACTGCGCGCCCAGGAGAACGCCCGCCTGGAGCGCGGGCTGCTGCCCCACCCGCTCCTGGAGGGTTCCGACCTCCGCTTCGCCGCCCGCTACCGTCCCGGCCGCAGCCGGGCCCTGCTCGGCGGCGACTTCTACGACACCGTCCGCACCCCCGACGGCACCGTCCACGCCATGATCGGCGACGTCTGCGGACACGGCCCGGACGAGGCCGCCCTCGGGGTCGAGCTGCGCATCGCCTGGCGCGCGCTGACCCTGGCCGGCCTGTGCGGCGACGACCTGCTGGCCACCCTCCAGGAGGTGCTGGAGGTGGAGCGGCCCTGCGAGGAGATCTTCGCGACGCTGTGCACGGTGGACATCGCCCCCGACGGCCGCCGCGCCGGCCTGTGCCTGGCCGGCCACCCGGCGCCGCTGATCGCGCGCCCGGGCCGGGCCGCCCGGCTGCTCCCGTACGAGAACAGCGGTCCGGCGCTCGGCCTGCTGCCCCGGGCCCGCTGGCCGCGCCGCCAGGTGGAGCTCGGCGGCGCGTGGAGCCTGATGCTCTACACGGACGGGCTGATCGAGGGGCGGATCGGTCCCGGCCGGGAACGGCTGGGCCAGGACGGCATGGTCGAGATGATCAACCGGCACCTGGCCGCGGGCCTGACCGGCGAGGAGCTGCTGGAGGCCTCCGTCACCGAAGCCCGCCGCCTCAACGGCGGCGAGCTCACCGACGACGTGGCCGTGGTCCTGCTCTCCCGCGCGGCGGGCTGA
- a CDS encoding C40 family peptidase: protein MSAVRRRRGASTLVLLCAMAMAATPGITAGIAHAAPAVPAAPAPPAPAPGATSLEQVRKEIEELYRQAGSATDAYNLAEAETRVQSEKIVELANLVVAGQDRITALKGRAGAAARAQYRSGGLPPGAKLALSDDPNQFLDGADRLRQGEKATSDLLSELDRTQADLRQYASDASTQWAAMEANRVKQEEAKKKIEEKIKTAEGLESKLEAEEKARLLQLEQEAQYKAQTAWLSTGALKDVNGAATDAGKRAVQFATAQMGKPYVWGAVGPDSYDCSGLTSKAWLAAGRTIPRTSQEQLRLLPKVALKDMRPGDLIIYFDDASHVGMYVGDGAMVHAPRPGRNVTIAGAGSMPIKAIVRPDA from the coding sequence ATGAGTGCCGTAAGGCGACGGCGAGGCGCAAGCACGCTCGTACTGCTGTGCGCGATGGCGATGGCGGCGACGCCGGGCATCACCGCGGGCATCGCGCACGCGGCTCCGGCGGTCCCGGCAGCCCCCGCGCCCCCGGCGCCCGCTCCCGGCGCCACGTCCCTGGAGCAGGTCCGCAAGGAGATAGAGGAGCTCTACCGCCAGGCCGGCAGCGCCACGGACGCCTACAACCTCGCCGAGGCCGAGACCAGGGTCCAGTCGGAGAAGATCGTCGAGCTGGCCAACCTCGTCGTCGCCGGCCAGGACCGGATCACCGCCCTCAAGGGCCGTGCCGGCGCCGCAGCCCGCGCCCAGTACCGCTCGGGCGGCCTGCCGCCGGGCGCCAAGCTCGCGCTGAGCGACGACCCGAACCAGTTCCTCGACGGCGCGGACCGGCTGCGCCAGGGCGAGAAGGCCACCTCCGACCTGCTCTCCGAACTCGACCGCACCCAGGCCGACCTGCGGCAGTACGCGAGCGACGCGAGCACCCAGTGGGCCGCCATGGAGGCCAACCGCGTCAAGCAGGAGGAGGCCAAGAAGAAGATCGAGGAGAAGATCAAGACGGCGGAGGGGCTGGAGAGCAAGCTGGAGGCCGAGGAGAAGGCTCGGCTGCTCCAGCTGGAGCAGGAAGCCCAGTACAAGGCGCAGACCGCCTGGCTGTCGACGGGCGCGCTGAAGGACGTGAACGGCGCGGCGACGGACGCCGGGAAGCGGGCCGTGCAGTTCGCCACCGCCCAGATGGGCAAGCCGTACGTCTGGGGCGCGGTCGGCCCGGACTCGTACGACTGCTCCGGCCTGACCTCGAAGGCCTGGCTGGCGGCGGGCCGGACCATCCCGCGCACCTCGCAGGAGCAGCTGCGGCTGCTGCCGAAGGTCGCGCTCAAGGACATGCGCCCGGGCGACCTGATCATCTACTTCGACGACGCCAGCCACGTCGGGATGTACGTCGGCGACGGCGCGATGGTCCACGCACCGCGACCGGGCCGCAACGTCACGATCGCGGGCGCGGGCTCGATGCCGATCAAGGCGATCGTCCGCCCGGACGCCTGA
- a CDS encoding class I SAM-dependent methyltransferase, with translation MASRTTPPPSPRPAADATARRSGRPVGAVTRGTTHPNRLRRMDRWIAATHGPVLRRAQAPVAVDLGYGAAPWTAVELMARLREAAPRVRVVGIEIEPARVAGAKPYEREGLSFRHGGFEVPLDGDARPSLIRAANVLRQYDEEQVARVWERLCGRLAPDGLLVEGTCDEIGRRHVWVALGPEGARTVTFATRLGSLERPSDLAERLPKALIHRNVPGEPVHAFLRDFDRAWAAAAPYASYGARQRWIRTARSLSGDWPLADGPGRWRQGELTVRWEALRPAG, from the coding sequence ATGGCCTCCCGCACCACCCCTCCCCCGTCACCGCGGCCCGCGGCGGACGCGACCGCGCGCCGTTCCGGCCGTCCGGTGGGCGCGGTGACGCGCGGGACGACCCATCCGAACCGGTTGCGCCGGATGGACCGCTGGATCGCCGCGACGCACGGTCCGGTGCTGCGCCGCGCGCAGGCACCGGTGGCGGTGGACCTCGGGTACGGGGCCGCTCCCTGGACCGCGGTGGAGCTGATGGCGCGGCTGCGGGAGGCGGCGCCGCGGGTGCGGGTGGTCGGCATCGAGATCGAACCGGCGCGGGTCGCGGGGGCGAAGCCGTACGAGCGGGAGGGGCTGAGCTTCCGGCACGGCGGCTTCGAGGTGCCGTTGGACGGGGACGCGCGGCCGTCGCTGATCCGGGCGGCGAACGTGCTGCGCCAGTACGACGAGGAGCAGGTGGCCCGGGTGTGGGAGCGGCTGTGCGGGCGGCTGGCACCGGACGGGCTGCTGGTGGAGGGGACCTGCGACGAGATCGGGCGGCGGCACGTGTGGGTCGCGCTGGGGCCGGAGGGGGCGCGCACGGTGACGTTCGCGACCCGGCTGGGCTCCCTGGAGCGCCCCTCGGACCTGGCGGAGCGGCTGCCGAAGGCGCTGATCCACCGGAACGTGCCGGGCGAGCCGGTGCACGCCTTCCTGCGGGACTTCGACCGGGCGTGGGCGGCAGCGGCCCCGTACGCCTCGTACGGGGCGCGGCAGCGCTGGATCCGCACGGCGCGGTCCCTCTCGGGCGACTGGCCGCTGGCGGACGGGCCGGGGCGCTGGCGGCAGGGGGAACTGACGGTGCGGTGGGAGGCGTTGCGGCCCGCGGGGTGA
- the mshA gene encoding D-inositol-3-phosphate glycosyltransferase: MSQYVSRLGGSLSGRLAAARATRLEQPPRLRLPAAVGGHRKPRRVAMLSVHTSPLHQPGTGDAGGMNVYIVELAKRLAAIGIEVEVFTRATTGGLPPVVELAPGVLVRHVDAGPYEGLAKEELPAQLCAFTHGVMRAWAGHRPGYYDLVHSHYWLSGHVGWLAAERWGVPLVHAMHTMAKVKNAALAEGDTPEPAARVIGETQIVAAADRLIANTAEEADELVRHYEADPGKVAVVHPGVNLDRFTPGDGRAAARARLGLPQDAVIPLFAGRIQPLKAPDILLRAVAELVDRDPSLRRRLFVPVVGGPSGSGLAKPEGLQKLAARLGIADLVHFHPPVGQDQLADWFRAASVLVMPSYNESFGLVAIEAQAAGTPVLAAAVGGLPVAVDDGITGILVPGHDPVDYARQLRRFVDEPGLAGRMGAAAARHAQSFGWDTAAAGTADVYTAAMHDHRRRVRSHHG; the protein is encoded by the coding sequence TTGAGCCAGTACGTGTCCCGCCTCGGCGGCAGCCTCAGCGGCCGCCTCGCCGCTGCCCGCGCCACCCGCCTCGAACAGCCCCCGCGCCTGCGCCTGCCCGCCGCCGTCGGCGGCCACCGCAAGCCCCGCCGCGTCGCCATGCTCAGCGTGCACACCTCACCGCTGCACCAGCCCGGCACCGGTGACGCCGGCGGCATGAACGTCTACATCGTGGAACTGGCCAAGCGCCTCGCCGCCATCGGCATCGAGGTCGAGGTCTTCACCCGGGCCACCACCGGCGGCCTGCCGCCCGTGGTCGAACTGGCCCCCGGGGTCCTCGTGCGCCACGTGGACGCGGGTCCGTACGAGGGCCTCGCCAAGGAGGAGCTGCCGGCCCAGCTGTGCGCCTTCACCCACGGGGTCATGCGGGCCTGGGCCGGCCACCGCCCCGGCTACTACGACCTCGTCCACTCCCACTACTGGCTGTCGGGGCACGTGGGCTGGCTCGCCGCCGAACGCTGGGGCGTCCCCCTCGTCCACGCCATGCACACCATGGCCAAGGTCAAGAACGCCGCACTGGCGGAGGGCGACACGCCCGAGCCCGCCGCCCGCGTCATCGGCGAGACCCAGATCGTCGCCGCCGCCGACCGCCTCATCGCGAACACCGCCGAAGAGGCCGACGAGCTCGTCCGCCACTACGAGGCCGACCCCGGCAAGGTCGCCGTCGTCCACCCCGGCGTCAACCTCGACCGCTTCACCCCCGGCGACGGCCGCGCCGCCGCCCGCGCCCGCCTCGGGCTGCCGCAGGACGCCGTCATACCCCTGTTCGCCGGCCGCATACAGCCCCTGAAGGCGCCCGACATCCTGCTCCGCGCCGTCGCCGAGCTCGTCGACCGGGACCCCTCGCTGCGCCGCCGTCTCTTCGTCCCCGTCGTCGGCGGCCCGAGCGGCAGCGGCCTCGCCAAGCCGGAGGGCCTGCAGAAGCTCGCCGCCCGGCTGGGCATCGCCGACCTCGTCCACTTCCACCCGCCCGTCGGCCAGGACCAGCTCGCCGACTGGTTCCGGGCCGCTTCCGTGCTGGTCATGCCCTCGTACAACGAGTCCTTCGGGCTCGTCGCGATCGAGGCCCAGGCCGCCGGCACCCCGGTCCTCGCCGCCGCCGTCGGCGGACTGCCCGTCGCCGTCGACGACGGGATCACCGGCATCCTCGTACCCGGCCACGACCCGGTCGACTACGCCCGCCAGCTGCGCCGCTTCGTCGACGAACCGGGCCTCGCCGGGCGGATGGGCGCCGCTGCCGCGCGGCACGCGCAGTCCTTCGGCTGGGACACGGCCGCCGCCGGCACGGCCGACGTGTACACCGCGGCGATGCACGATCATCGCCGTCGCGTACGCTCCCACCATGGCTGA
- a CDS encoding YbjN domain-containing protein, giving the protein MADTAAIIESTLAGAELPWESPEPGSYVVQLPGTRKLSTTCSLKVGKHSLSVNAFVIRHPDENEAGVHRWLLERNLKLYGLGYAVDRLGDIYLTGRLPLAVVTPDELDRLLGTVLEAADGAFNTLLELGFADAIRREYAWRVSRGEPTRNLDAFTHLTRPSD; this is encoded by the coding sequence ATGGCTGACACCGCCGCGATCATCGAGAGCACGCTCGCCGGGGCCGAACTGCCGTGGGAGAGCCCGGAGCCGGGCTCGTACGTCGTCCAGCTCCCCGGCACCCGCAAGCTGAGCACCACCTGCTCGCTCAAGGTCGGCAAGCACTCCCTGTCGGTCAACGCCTTCGTGATCCGCCACCCCGACGAGAACGAGGCGGGCGTCCACCGCTGGCTGCTGGAGCGCAACCTCAAGCTGTACGGCCTCGGCTACGCCGTGGACCGCCTCGGGGACATCTACCTGACCGGCCGGCTGCCGCTCGCCGTGGTCACCCCGGACGAGCTGGACCGGCTGCTCGGCACGGTGCTGGAGGCGGCGGACGGCGCCTTCAACACCCTGCTGGAGCTGGGCTTCGCGGACGCCATCCGCCGCGAGTACGCGTGGCGCGTCTCGCGCGGCGAACCGACGCGCAACCTGGACGCGTTCACGCACCTGACCCGGCCGTCCGACTGA